The genomic DNA TGGCAAACGCTTGCACTCGGCCGCGACGCTCGAGCACGATCAGACGGCCGGAGTGGTCGGGGATTTCGATGACATAGGTCGGATCGAGAAACCGCAAATGCGGATAGGCATCAACCATCGCATAGGGATATTCTTCGCCGACTGTTTCAGGTAGATGGACGGCCAGCGGCACCCATTTGGATGGGCGGTGGCGTAACTCATATCGCGTACTGAAGTCGTTGACGGCATAGGCCATTGCCCACGACGACGGCAGCAGAATGGCCGCCAGCATCAGACGCCAGGCGAGTCTGCCAAGGCGCCGCGATGAATCCGTCGATTTCTCGCCGCAGCGGTGATCGTTGGCAACGGGGAGCATGAACATCTGGCGAATGGCAATGGTCAGCGGCACGAGATAGCACAGTGCCGTCGCGAGCACCACCAAGAGAAATCCCCGCTTCAACTCCGCATGCGACACCGCCCATACGATCCTCAAACTGGCGGCGACGTGGATGCCGAAGCCGAGTGGAAGAACCCTGCGAAAGCGATACGGATGACGCGACACCAACCAGTAGCCGATGCCCAGCAGCAGCGTGACAGCTCCGGCCAATTGCAAGATCCACAGCGGATGCGGCTTGGGGACATGAAGCAGCTTGCATCCTTCGTGATAGAATCCAATCATTCCTACGCCGATGACCACGTTGAGCGTGCCGAGCGTAGCCAGAACAAGTTTTAGCCAGGGGCGGAGCATAGGGCGAGCAGAATGATGAATGATATATGATGAATGATCGCGACGGCACGTTCGCCGTGCATTCATCGAGGATTGTCGTAAAACCTACTTGCGAGTCTTGTTCGTCGGTCGGTCCGCGATCATCTCGGTCGATGGCGGCAGTGAGGCGATCCATTGCTTCACGACTTTCACGGCGTCGTCGTGAACGACGCTTCGCGCGATCGGCGGCATTCGCATGTGCGGCACCGTGCTGTTCATTCGCCTGAGCAGATACGAATCGTCGGGATCACCCGATTTTACAACCTTGGCGTCGGGATCAATGAAGGCGAAAAAGATCGCCGTTTCATCGACAATTCGCTGCTTTGCCAGCGGTCGCTCGAACCGTCCATCCCATCGCCCGGCATAGCGACCGGGGCGATGGCAATAAGAGCAATTGGAATCGAGATAGGAACGGACCTTATGCTCGATGGTGGCATGCGGATCGTCGAGCGCCGCCAGCCGCGGCAGCTTGCCGATCGCATGGGCTTTGACCTGCGACTCAAACATGCCGCCGTCTACGAATCGCTGCAACTGATTGGTCCTACAACCCTCGATGGTCACGTCGCGATTCAATTGCTTCGAAGAAAAACCAAGCACCAGGTCGGTCTGTGGATTGTGGCAGATCATGCACTCGAAGCGGCCGGGATACAGCCACGACTGCGTTTGCTTTTCGCCGTGTGCGTCGCAGGTATGGATCTCCTCGGTTTCCGAGAAATTCAGCAACTTCGCATCGGTTTTGTCGGCGTTCCAGCGATAGGCAGCGCCGTAGTAACCTCCCTTGGCGTCGCGCACCAGCAATCGCGTTTCCAAACGGCGGAGATTCGCTTGTTGTTCGGAATCCACTTGCAGGCTTGCGCCCTCCGTCTTCGATCTGCCGCCGTGGCTTTCGTCCAGCGGTAACTCGAAATGCTTCACAAAAATCGTGCCGATGGGAAACGTCCACGGTCCTTCGATGTCGCCCGTGATCTTCTTCCCGGCCGGCAGGCCGATCCAACGGTACTTGAGCGCGCGGTCGGACCAGAGAGGGCTGTTTACCTCGAACGGCACGAAGCCAGCGGCCAGCTTCATCGTTTTCAGATCTTCGAATATCCCGGTTTGACTGAGCCACTTCGGCAACGATTGCGACGGTTGCAAATGAGCGCGCTGGAGTCGGTAGATTTCGCTGTCTTCGTTGTTCAAATTGCGAATGACGCAAATCAGCAGCTCGCCGTCCGCATCTTCGGCGAACGATGAAATGCCGTGGCCGTCGGAATCGAGGACTGCCAACAGTCGATTCGCGACAAATTTGTCGTGGTCGTCCACTTCGATGGCATAGATGCGTCCGCTAATGTCGGCGTAGATATATTGGCCGACCAATTCGGGAAAATACTTGCCGCGATAGACGTAGCCGCCGATGATGCAACGGTTCATTGCGTCGCGATCGTATTCATACAGTGGCATCGTTTCTTGACCGAGATACGGCTCGGGCCGGTCGAGGGCTTGCGGG from Pirellulales bacterium includes the following:
- a CDS encoding PQQ-dependent sugar dehydrogenase, which codes for MSPLRASMKGVLWIGGAINLATGVGFVVAHRSVFKRFGWDLSGVALPMEIAGLLIALLGISLWIVAWRPKQNRGLLWLAGAAQVVYLAATCYGIGRHELPAWCSVFAPVQTALLLLLYWIDRYLAVENSQVPPSRARSLARIGQWAVVALVLAATTWAMARGVSDLRKFANRPPPLHLTPVSSNLPAIAGPITPFTTVEAFPNLRFMDLTFVAPLPGSSGQFLAIERQGRIQRFENSSSTGKKTLFLDITHLVGDVHAMGDDGLSGIAFHPEFAQGESPHRGQFFLHYTMHCDGKRGIRLSRFTVPAGSDVADPKSEVVMIEQPDENPSHNGGTVMFGPDGFLYFTVGDDDARHPNKHAQHIDRDLFSGVLRIDPDCRGGEVSHAPPRQPNTGHTQGYFIPNDNPWVGAANALEEFYAIGLRNPWRASFDRESGKLWVSDVGEHRREEVSLVENGSNCGWSYLEGTVRSNSHCPQALDRPEPYLGQETMPLYEYDRDAMNRCIIGGYVYRGKYFPELVGQYIYADISGRIYAIEVDDHDKFVANRLLAVLDSDGHGISSFAEDADGELLICVIRNLNNEDSEIYRLQRAHLQPSQSLPKWLSQTGIFEDLKTMKLAAGFVPFEVNSPLWSDRALKYRWIGLPAGKKITGDIEGPWTFPIGTIFVKHFELPLDESHGGRSKTEGASLQVDSEQQANLRRLETRLLVRDAKGGYYGAAYRWNADKTDAKLLNFSETEEIHTCDAHGEKQTQSWLYPGRFECMICHNPQTDLVLGFSSKQLNRDVTIEGCRTNQLQRFVDGGMFESQVKAHAIGKLPRLAALDDPHATIEHKVRSYLDSNCSYCHRPGRYAGRWDGRFERPLAKQRIVDETAIFFAFIDPDAKVVKSGDPDDSYLLRRMNSTVPHMRMPPIARSVVHDDAVKVVKQWIASLPPSTEMIADRPTNKTRK